In Haladaptatus paucihalophilus DX253, the following proteins share a genomic window:
- a CDS encoding universal stress protein → MYSHIVIAVDGSDEADRAARRGLAFAGEFDATVDVLHVVERKALGLTTSADEAERLRERGERILGDIEDTASEHGQSVTTALREGKPAVQISEFAAERDADLLVVGRQGMTGVEKQLLGGVTEQLLHRSTMPVFVVPKDVKQTAKATDYARLLIPTDGSENADAAVPHGIEIARRYDSAVHVLNVVDLQVAGGAFDAGGLETEFIERLGERGQTAVDEVASEVEEGVSRPVETAVERTTSFEGAAAGIQEYVEENDIELVVMASHGRSNVGRQFLGSVTSTLLRTVDVPVVVVKRSS, encoded by the coding sequence ATGTACTCTCACATCGTGATCGCCGTCGATGGAAGCGACGAGGCGGACCGGGCGGCGCGGCGCGGTCTCGCATTCGCGGGGGAGTTCGACGCGACCGTTGACGTCCTCCACGTCGTCGAACGGAAAGCGCTCGGGCTCACGACGAGCGCCGACGAAGCGGAACGGCTTCGAGAGCGCGGGGAGCGAATTCTCGGGGACATCGAGGACACCGCTTCGGAACACGGGCAGTCGGTGACGACGGCGCTTCGGGAGGGCAAGCCCGCCGTCCAAATCAGCGAGTTCGCCGCCGAACGGGACGCGGACCTCCTCGTCGTCGGTCGCCAGGGGATGACTGGGGTAGAAAAACAACTCCTCGGCGGCGTCACCGAGCAACTCCTCCATCGAAGTACAATGCCCGTGTTCGTCGTCCCCAAGGATGTGAAGCAGACGGCAAAAGCGACCGACTACGCACGCCTCCTCATCCCGACGGACGGGAGCGAAAACGCCGACGCCGCGGTCCCGCACGGAATCGAAATCGCTCGGAGGTACGATTCGGCCGTTCACGTCCTGAACGTCGTGGACCTACAGGTGGCCGGGGGAGCGTTCGACGCGGGCGGCCTGGAAACCGAATTTATCGAACGACTCGGCGAGAGGGGACAAACCGCGGTGGACGAGGTCGCAAGTGAGGTCGAAGAAGGCGTTTCGAGACCGGTGGAAACCGCCGTCGAACGCACGACGTCCTTCGAGGGTGCCGCCGCGGGCATCCAGGAATACGTCGAGGAAAACGACATCGAACTCGTCGTCATGGCGTCCCACGGCCGGTCGAACGTCGGACGACAGTTTCTGGGGAGCGTCACCTCGACCCTGCTCCGAACGGTCGACGTTCCGGTCGTCGTGGTGAAACGGAGTTCGTGA